In Lutra lutra chromosome 6, mLutLut1.2, whole genome shotgun sequence, the following are encoded in one genomic region:
- the LOC125102976 gene encoding LOW QUALITY PROTEIN: olfactory receptor 2H1 (The sequence of the model RefSeq protein was modified relative to this genomic sequence to represent the inferred CDS: inserted 2 bases in 1 codon) — protein MATQSSPGGFLLLGFSGRPGLERILFAVVLPSYLLTQVGNTLTILLSMQDPKLHSPMYFFLSDLSFLDLHFTKSSILQMLVNLWGPKPISFLGFSVQLFIFLFLGTTECTLLTVMASDCYVATRQHPHYTTIIQPCRCQQLASVAGVIGLLESVVQTPPPLHLPLCPHRQMDDFVCEVPALITLSCGNTTYNETQRAVASVLILVVPLSLIPVSYCAIARAVLRINSAKEWRKMFGTFSSHLTAVTLWYSSVIAVYLQPQSSYARKRGKFFGLFYAVGTPALTXSHLRNKEIKRAFRRLLGKDRDTRQS, from the exons ATGGCCACCCAGAGCTCCCCTGGCGGCTTCCTCCTTCTGGGTTTCTCTGGACGCCCAGGACTTGAAAGAATCCTCTTCGCGGTTGtcctcccttcctaccttctGACTCAGGTGGGCAACACCCTCACCATTCTGCTGTCCATGCAGGACCCCAAGCTCCACTCCCCAATGTACTTTTTCCTCTCTGACCTGTCCTTCTTGGACCTCCACTTCACCAAGAGTTCCATCCTCCAGATGCTGGTCAACCTCTGGGGCCCAAAACCCATCAGCTTCCTTGGCTTCTCTGTTCAGCTCTTCATCTTTCTGTTCCTGGGGACCACTGAGTGCACCCTCCTGACAGTGATGGCCTCCGACTGCTATGTGGCCACCCGCCAGCACCCCCACTACACCACCATCATCCAGCCCTGCCGGTGCCAGCAGCTGGCATCCGTGGCCGGGGTCATCGGGCTGCTGGAGTCAGTAGTCCAGAcaccaccccctctccacctgcccctctgtCCCCATCGGCAGATGGATGACTTCGTATGTGAGGTCCCAGCTCTAATCACATTGTCCTGTGGGAACACCACCTACAATGAGACCCAGAGGGCTGTGGCCAGCGTCCTCATCCTGGTGGTGCCCCTCAGCCTCATCCCTGTCTCTTACTGTGCCATTGCCCGAGCGGTGCTGAGGATTAACTCCGCGAAAGAGTGGAGGAAGATGTTTGGGACCTTCTCCTCCCATCTCACAGCGGTCACCCTCTGGTACAGTTCAGTCATTGCCGTCTACCTCCAGCCCCAGAGTTCCTATGCTCGCAAACGGGGCAAGTTCTTTGGTCTCTTCTATGCTGTGGGCACTCCAGCACTTAC CTCTCACCTGAGGAACAAGGAAATCAAGAGAGCCTTCAGGAGGTTGCTGGGGAAGGACAGGGACACAAGGCAGAGCTGA